GGCCACAAGTGGGAAGGGCGTCACCCAAGAAAACTGACTGGGTGTCAGAAAACTCTTGAACTGCACCCGCCCCTACTGCAACCTGTTCTAGGTCTTGAGACGGGAGGACGGCAATGGGTGGGACGGAACACCTGACCGTGGAGCGCCACGGCGCCACGCTGGTACTCACCATGAACAGGCCCGAGACGAAGAACGCGCTCTCGCTGCCGCTGCTGGTGGGGCTCCACGACGGCTGGCTGGAGGCCGACGCCGACGACGCGATCCGCTCGGTGGTGCTGACCGGCGCGGGAGGCGACTTCTGCGCCGGCATGGACCTCAAGGCCCTCGCCGGGAAGGGCATGGCGGGCGACCGGTACCGCGACCGCCTCAAGGCCGACCCCGACCTGCACTGGAAGGCGATGCTCCGTCACCACCGCCCGCGCAAACCGGTGATCGCCGCGGTGGAGGGGTACTGCGTGGCCGGCGGCACCGAGATCCTCCAGGGCACCGACATCCGGGTGGCGGCCGAGGGCGCCACCTTCGGCCTCTTCGAGGTCAAGCGCGGCCTCTTCCCGATCGGCGGCTCCACGGTACGGCTGCCGCGCCAGATCGCGCGCACGCACGCCCTGGAGATGCTGCTGACCGGTCGGCCCTACTCGGCCGGGGAGGCCGCGCGGATCGGACTCGTCGGACGGGTCGTCCCCGACGGGACGGCGCTGGAGGCCGCGCTGGAGATCGCGGAGCGGGTCAACGCGTGCGGGCCGCTGGCGGTGGAGGCGGTGAAGGCCTCGGTGTACGAGACCGCGGAGCTGACCGAGGCGGAGGGACTGGCGTCCGAACTGCTCCGCGGCTGGCCGATCTTCGA
Above is a window of Streptomyces subrutilus DNA encoding:
- a CDS encoding crotonase/enoyl-CoA hydratase family protein; this encodes MGGTEHLTVERHGATLVLTMNRPETKNALSLPLLVGLHDGWLEADADDAIRSVVLTGAGGDFCAGMDLKALAGKGMAGDRYRDRLKADPDLHWKAMLRHHRPRKPVIAAVEGYCVAGGTEILQGTDIRVAAEGATFGLFEVKRGLFPIGGSTVRLPRQIARTHALEMLLTGRPYSAGEAARIGLVGRVVPDGTALEAALEIAERVNACGPLAVEAVKASVYETAELTEAEGLASELLRGWPIFDTADAKEGARAFAERRPAVYRRE